A single window of Ischnura elegans chromosome 8, ioIscEleg1.1, whole genome shotgun sequence DNA harbors:
- the LOC124163888 gene encoding uncharacterized protein LOC124163888: MSERARRILELARKSYQNLKESDVEDDPVTSDDSLQDPDFNISSDEEGGTSEFESSEAETTEIHPARVFDESIMPETIYPRESSESSSVHPNCSNGWSDPTGKYALSLGK; encoded by the exons ATGAGTGAACGAGCGAGGAGAATTTTGGAACTAGCCAGAAAATCTTACCAAAATTTAAAAG AGTCTGATGTGGAAGATGATCCGGTCACTAGTGATGATTCTCTGCAAGACCCAGACTTCAATATCAGCAGCGATGAGGAAGGAGGAACTTCAGAATTTGAGAGCTCAGAAGCAGAGACTACGGAGATACATCCTGCAAGAGTCTTCGATGAGAGTATTATGCCTGAGACAATCTACCCACGTGAATCGAGTGAGTCATCCTCTGTACATCCGAACTGCAGTAATGGCTGGAGTGATCCTACAGGTAAATATGCCCTTTCCTTGGGGAAGTAA